In the Paraflavitalea devenefica genome, one interval contains:
- a CDS encoding Glu/Leu/Phe/Val family dehydrogenase: MSEYSFFGAVEKSFDKAAQFTKWDPGVLEQIKQCNAVYRMHFPVKIGEKIEVIKAYRVQHSHHKLPCKGGIRFAMSVNLDEVMALAALMTYKCAIVNVPFAGAKGGITIDPRKYTPYELEKITRRYTSELIKKNFIGPGIDVPAPDYGTGEREMAWIVDTYASMRPGEIDAMGCVTGKPVTQGGVRGRREATGLGVFYGLREVLHMKDQMEKLGMTVGVEGKRIVVQGLGNVGYHSAKFFQEAGARIVGLAEFEGSIWSNDGLDVDAVFEHRKKTGSILNFPGANNFAKNTDALEMECDVLIPAALENVINGKNAPNVKAKIIGEAANGPLTPEADDIFVKRGILVVPDMYLNAGGVTVSYFEWLKNLSHVRYGRMEKRFTENLNTHILGQIEGLTGKQVNNKEREFIMHGPDEVDLVRSGLEETMITATREIMDAWKANPQIPDMRTAAYLVAINKVATSYAELGIFP, translated from the coding sequence ATGTCAGAGTACAGTTTTTTTGGCGCGGTGGAAAAGAGTTTTGATAAAGCCGCGCAGTTTACCAAATGGGACCCCGGCGTCCTGGAACAGATCAAACAATGTAATGCCGTATACCGGATGCACTTTCCGGTGAAGATCGGCGAGAAGATCGAAGTGATCAAGGCATACCGGGTACAGCACTCCCATCACAAATTGCCCTGTAAAGGAGGTATCCGCTTTGCGATGAGTGTGAACCTCGACGAAGTAATGGCCCTGGCCGCCCTGATGACCTACAAATGCGCTATTGTAAACGTTCCTTTTGCAGGCGCCAAAGGTGGTATCACCATCGACCCCAGGAAATACACACCGTATGAGCTGGAGAAGATAACCCGCCGTTATACTTCTGAGCTTATTAAGAAGAATTTTATCGGCCCCGGCATTGATGTTCCCGCACCCGATTACGGTACCGGTGAGCGTGAGATGGCCTGGATCGTAGATACCTATGCCAGCATGCGCCCCGGCGAAATAGATGCCATGGGTTGCGTTACCGGCAAGCCCGTTACACAAGGTGGTGTGCGCGGACGCCGCGAAGCTACCGGCCTCGGTGTATTCTATGGCCTGCGCGAAGTACTGCACATGAAAGACCAGATGGAGAAGCTGGGTATGACGGTAGGTGTGGAAGGCAAGCGTATCGTAGTGCAGGGCCTGGGTAATGTGGGTTACCATAGTGCGAAGTTCTTCCAGGAAGCCGGCGCCAGGATCGTTGGCCTGGCAGAATTTGAAGGTTCTATCTGGAGCAATGATGGCCTGGATGTAGACGCCGTATTTGAACACCGTAAGAAAACAGGTTCTATCCTCAACTTCCCCGGCGCTAATAACTTTGCCAAGAATACCGATGCACTGGAAATGGAATGTGATGTACTGATCCCTGCCGCCCTGGAGAATGTGATCAATGGTAAGAATGCGCCCAATGTAAAGGCGAAGATCATCGGAGAGGCAGCCAATGGTCCTTTAACGCCGGAAGCAGATGACATATTCGTCAAACGCGGTATACTCGTAGTGCCCGATATGTATCTGAATGCAGGCGGCGTTACCGTATCTTATTTTGAGTGGCTGAAAAACCTTAGCCACGTACGTTATGGCCGCATGGAAAAACGCTTTACCGAAAACCTCAATACCCATATCCTGGGACAAATTGAAGGACTTACCGGCAAGCAGGTGAATAACAAAGAGCGTGAGTTTATCATGCATGGACCTGATGAGGTAGACCTGGTGCGCAGTGGCCTGGAAGAAACCATGATCACCGCTACCCGCGAGATCATGGATGCCTGGAAAGCCAATCCCCAGATACCCGATATGCGTACAGCCGCTTACTTAGTAGCTATTAACAAAGTAGCTACCAGCTATGCGGAGCTGGGTATTTTCCCGTAA
- a CDS encoding CcmD family protein, with protein MRIKKLLITLFILLPAWWAGAQDNGIANPEQATGLRAGGKIYVVLAVAITILLGLIIYMIRLDRKLTKLEKGQ; from the coding sequence ATGCGCATTAAGAAACTACTCATAACCCTCTTTATCCTGCTGCCGGCATGGTGGGCAGGCGCACAGGATAATGGCATAGCAAACCCCGAACAGGCTACCGGTTTAAGAGCAGGTGGTAAGATATATGTAGTGCTGGCTGTAGCGATTACCATACTGCTGGGACTGATCATTTATATGATACGCCTCGACCGGAAGCTCACCAAATTGGAAAAAGGTCAATAG
- the ccsA gene encoding cytochrome c biogenesis protein CcsA, which yields MRQYWWKILCILLLLYTFVAGFLVDVPQIGNLYQTIRNLFFHVPMWFAQLVLISVSLVYSIRYLRDPKPIYDLYAFQYAQTGTVLGCLGLLTGMIWANYTWGTFWSNDPKQLGVAIAMLIYLAYFVLRNSMTDLDKRGRVAAVYNIFAYFIYIPMILILPRLVESLHPGGKGVEGNPGLNGQDLDPTMRKVFWPAVVAWSLLGVWMTTLYLRWKILEEKKHSL from the coding sequence ATGCGCCAGTACTGGTGGAAAATACTGTGTATCCTTTTACTGCTCTACACTTTTGTTGCAGGTTTTTTAGTGGATGTACCTCAAATAGGTAATCTTTATCAAACCATCCGTAATCTCTTTTTCCATGTGCCCATGTGGTTTGCCCAGTTGGTATTGATCTCCGTATCGCTGGTATATTCCATTAGGTACCTGCGCGACCCGAAGCCTATTTATGACCTGTATGCCTTTCAATATGCCCAAACAGGTACGGTGCTGGGTTGCCTCGGACTGCTTACCGGTATGATCTGGGCCAACTATACCTGGGGTACGTTCTGGAGCAACGACCCCAAGCAATTGGGCGTTGCCATCGCCATGCTGATCTACCTCGCCTACTTTGTTTTGCGTAATTCTATGACCGATCTTGATAAACGGGGCCGTGTAGCGGCAGTTTATAACATATTTGCTTATTTTATCTATATCCCCATGATCCTGATCCTGCCCCGCCTGGTAGAATCGCTGCACCCCGGCGGTAAAGGCGTGGAAGGTAATCCCGGATTGAACGGACAGGACCTGGACCCTACCATGCGGAAGGTGTTCTGGCCTGCTGTAGTGGCCTGGAGCCTGCTGGGCGTATGGATGACCACCCTGTACCTGCGGTGGAAAATACTGGAAGAGAAAAAACATTCCCTTTAA
- a CDS encoding heme exporter protein CcmB, whose product MSKQLKHIRALIKKDFLLEIRQQYTFYGILLYVASTIFVLYMAMGEGPEEKVWNGLFWMIQLFVCINAVAKSFLAESRGRMLYFYTIAGARDFVLSKLLFNIVLMMLMSLVSLLLFQLLLGNPVHHPLKFIGIVCLGGCSLSLVFTFLAAIAARAQQNAALMAIMGFPLIIPQVMLLMRISNTAFSDVIQAGLASLVLTLIALDIMIIALAVILFPFLWKD is encoded by the coding sequence ATGAGTAAACAGCTAAAACATATACGCGCACTGATCAAAAAGGATTTCCTGCTGGAGATCAGGCAGCAATATACCTTTTACGGGATACTGCTCTACGTAGCCTCTACCATTTTTGTGCTGTATATGGCCATGGGTGAAGGGCCGGAAGAGAAGGTATGGAATGGCCTGTTCTGGATGATACAGCTCTTTGTATGCATCAATGCAGTAGCCAAGAGTTTCCTGGCGGAAAGCCGCGGACGCATGCTGTACTTTTATACCATTGCCGGCGCCCGTGATTTTGTACTCTCCAAACTGCTCTTCAATATTGTGCTCATGATGCTGATGAGCCTCGTAAGCCTGCTGCTGTTCCAGTTGCTGCTGGGCAATCCCGTACACCACCCGCTGAAGTTTATAGGTATTGTTTGCCTCGGCGGATGCAGCCTGAGCCTGGTATTTACCTTCCTGGCAGCCATTGCGGCCAGGGCCCAGCAAAATGCAGCCCTGATGGCCATTATGGGCTTTCCGCTCATTATTCCCCAGGTAATGCTGCTGATGCGTATTTCCAATACCGCTTTTTCCGATGTGATCCAGGCAGGACTGGCCAGCCTCGTACTGACCCTTATAGCACTGGATATTATGATCATAGCCCTGGCGGTGATCTTATTCCCCTTTCTTTGGAAAGACTAA